The Opitutaceae bacterium genome has a window encoding:
- a CDS encoding type II toxin-antitoxin system RelE/ParE family toxin — translation MIEDFADKEAERIFSGRLSRRLPSDIQRRALNKLRVLHAIVRIDELLNPPSSHLEALRGDRDGQFSIRINDQWRICFRWESGGAHEVEITDYH, via the coding sequence ATGATTGAGGACTTTGCGGACAAGGAGGCGGAGCGCATCTTCAGTGGCCGTTTGTCGCGAAGACTCCCCTCAGACATCCAGCGTCGCGCACTGAACAAGCTTCGAGTCCTTCACGCCATCGTGCGAATTGATGAACTCCTCAATCCTCCCTCCAGTCATCTTGAGGCTCTTCGGGGCGATCGTGACGGGCAGTTCAGCATTCGAATCAACGACCAATGGCGCATCTGCTTTCGCTGGGAAAGTGGAGGCGCACATGAAGTAGAAATCACTGATTACCACTAG
- a CDS encoding HigA family addiction module antitoxin, producing MSEDFIPLDPPGTILLEEFIEPSGSTQKAVAEATGIAYVRLNELVNGKRRMSAEYALRLATYFRTSPELWLRLQVDYDLRLTEREKGRKIRLEVKPCAA from the coding sequence ATGAGCGAAGATTTCATTCCACTCGACCCTCCTGGCACCATTTTGCTGGAAGAGTTTATTGAGCCCTCCGGGTCCACCCAGAAAGCCGTGGCCGAAGCCACCGGCATTGCCTATGTACGGTTGAATGAACTCGTCAACGGCAAGCGACGCATGTCCGCCGAGTATGCCTTGCGCCTGGCGACTTACTTTCGTACCTCTCCGGAACTCTGGCTGCGGTTGCAGGTGGACTACGATCTGCGCCTGACGGAACGGGAGAAAGGCAGAAAGATCCGCCTGGAGGTGAAGCCGTGTGCCGCCTGA
- a CDS encoding 50S ribosomal protein L25, with product MKQQKLTVRARKGIGRGHSRRIRAGGEVPAVIYGKHNAPQALAVNQRLLAKLLKDIGSSAAVLEIEEEGGKPRLSVISEVQRDPITDQILHLDLHEVDASETMDVSVTVHTTGTAFGVKNEGGVIELVAHDVLIRCLPANLPEFVVVDVTDMHVDDTIHISDLKPIDGVEFLDDPTQPVVSCGKAVAEEVAVPVAAVAVEGAEPAAAGAEPAGAAPAKA from the coding sequence ATGAAGCAACAGAAACTGACAGTTCGGGCCCGCAAAGGTATTGGCCGGGGTCACTCCCGAAGGATTCGGGCCGGCGGTGAGGTTCCTGCCGTTATCTACGGCAAGCACAATGCCCCCCAAGCCCTTGCGGTCAATCAGAGGCTCCTGGCCAAGCTGCTCAAGGATATCGGCAGTTCTGCGGCCGTGCTCGAGATTGAGGAAGAGGGCGGCAAACCCCGTCTCTCGGTCATTTCCGAGGTTCAGCGCGACCCGATCACCGATCAGATTCTTCATCTTGATCTCCATGAGGTGGATGCGAGTGAGACGATGGATGTGAGTGTCACCGTTCATACCACCGGCACCGCGTTCGGGGTCAAGAATGAGGGTGGCGTCATCGAACTGGTTGCACACGATGTCCTGATCCGCTGCCTGCCGGCCAATTTGCCCGAATTCGTCGTGGTCGACGTCACGGACATGCATGTCGACGACACCATCCACATCAGCGATTTGAAGCCGATCGACGGCGTCGAGTTTCTCGATGATCCAACCCAACCGGTCGTGTCGTGCGGCAAGGCGGTGGCCGAGGAGGTCGCGGTTCCGGTTGCGGCAGTGGCTGTTGAAGGTGCCGAACCTGCGGCGGCCGGGGCGGAACCGGCTGGAGCGGCTCCAGCCAAGGCCTGA
- the pth gene encoding aminoacyl-tRNA hydrolase, with translation MSPGLIAGLGNPGAEYEKSRHNVGFVAVDAYAARYRAKWERSARFDAMICRIRHPNAGTIIGVKPLTFMNESGRALGAVGRYYGVPTERIAVIYDELNLDLGQIKLSVTGSAGGHNGVASLLRHLGPGFTRLRVGIGPKQPAEIDMKDFVLGRFSEEEARQIESILPQILDGLNLLVDRGAAVTMNHLNRRTKQTDEFENK, from the coding sequence ATGTCCCCTGGGCTTATTGCCGGTCTCGGCAATCCCGGAGCTGAATATGAAAAGTCCCGGCATAATGTCGGGTTCGTGGCCGTGGATGCCTACGCCGCCCGATACCGGGCAAAGTGGGAGCGTTCCGCCAGGTTCGACGCCATGATCTGCCGGATCCGGCATCCGAACGCCGGCACGATCATCGGGGTCAAGCCGTTGACTTTCATGAATGAGAGTGGGCGGGCCCTCGGAGCGGTCGGGCGGTACTACGGAGTGCCGACGGAACGCATCGCGGTGATTTACGATGAGTTGAATCTCGACCTGGGTCAGATCAAACTCTCGGTTACGGGCAGCGCGGGGGGACACAACGGGGTAGCCAGCCTACTCCGGCATCTGGGACCGGGGTTCACTCGTCTTCGAGTGGGCATCGGCCCGAAGCAGCCGGCCGAAATCGACATGAAGGATTTCGTCCTTGGCCGTTTTTCCGAGGAAGAAGCGCGACAGATTGAGTCGATCCTTCCTCAAATCCTCGATGGTCTGAACCTGCTCGTTGACAGGGGGGCGGCCGTCACCATGAATCACCTGAACCGCAGGACAAAACAGACCGATGAGTTCGAAAACAAATAA
- a CDS encoding 30S ribosomal protein S6, translated as MSSKTNNYRATFILDLRETEDAPEAIIESLKGEIAAANGEVGQVNNLGQRDFVRVTDVKRPTGHYVQIDFKGPANSNAVLQERFRLNKVAYRLLVQEL; from the coding sequence ATGAGTTCGAAAACAAATAACTACAGAGCCACTTTCATCCTCGATCTCCGCGAGACCGAAGACGCACCCGAGGCGATTATTGAGTCCCTCAAGGGCGAGATTGCAGCCGCCAACGGGGAAGTGGGTCAGGTCAACAACCTGGGCCAGCGGGATTTCGTGCGGGTGACCGACGTGAAACGCCCGACCGGTCATTACGTGCAGATCGACTTCAAGGGACCGGCGAACTCGAATGCCGTTCTCCAGGAGCGATTCCGGCTCAACAAGGTCGCCTACCGCCTTTTGGTCCAGGAACTCTGA
- the ssb gene encoding single-stranded DNA-binding protein, with the protein MAYLNKVFLIGNLTRDPELRVTPKGTAVCSLGLAVNRSYRDDSGATHEETTYVDLEAWGKQGELISKYLSKGSPAMFEGRLRFDSWESKTGEKRSKLRVVVDNVQFLGRGGGDSGGEGESQGFERHSPPARSAPTQAPVPPPADDEMDDDVPF; encoded by the coding sequence ATGGCCTATTTGAACAAAGTCTTTCTGATCGGAAATCTGACCCGGGATCCGGAGTTGAGAGTGACGCCGAAAGGAACCGCGGTCTGTTCATTGGGTCTCGCGGTGAATCGCTCGTATCGGGATGACTCCGGAGCGACGCACGAGGAGACGACCTACGTGGATCTTGAGGCCTGGGGCAAGCAGGGCGAATTGATTTCGAAGTACCTATCGAAGGGGAGCCCGGCAATGTTTGAGGGCCGCCTCCGGTTTGATTCGTGGGAGTCGAAGACCGGTGAGAAGCGCAGCAAGCTCCGGGTGGTGGTCGACAACGTTCAGTTCCTCGGGCGTGGTGGCGGCGATAGTGGTGGGGAAGGGGAGTCGCAGGGTTTCGAGCGGCACAGCCCTCCGGCCCGATCGGCTCCGACTCAGGCTCCGGTGCCTCCGCCCGCGGATGACGAGATGGACGACGATGTCCCGTTTTGA
- the rplI gene encoding 50S ribosomal protein L9: protein MATSDILLVKPVDGLGNEGDEVKVKAGYARNFLLPRKFAVPVTKSNRKQVEALKRARELREQRELEGARALAGRLEALHIAIAVKTGEGGRMFGAVTAADILAKVIEAGIEIEKKKVHLYTPIKELGKHTTTVKLHPEVSVELSFDVVSENPIVEAATESDSED from the coding sequence ATGGCAACTTCAGATATTCTCTTGGTTAAGCCCGTTGACGGGCTCGGCAACGAAGGCGACGAGGTCAAGGTCAAGGCCGGTTATGCGCGCAACTTTCTCCTTCCGCGCAAGTTTGCGGTTCCGGTGACGAAGTCGAACCGCAAGCAGGTCGAGGCCTTGAAGCGGGCTCGTGAACTGCGCGAACAGCGTGAACTCGAAGGAGCCCGGGCTCTGGCGGGCAGGCTCGAGGCCCTGCACATCGCGATCGCGGTGAAGACCGGCGAAGGCGGGCGCATGTTCGGCGCGGTCACCGCAGCGGACATTCTCGCAAAGGTGATCGAGGCCGGAATTGAAATCGAAAAGAAGAAGGTGCATCTTTATACCCCGATCAAGGAACTCGGCAAGCACACCACCACGGTGAAGCTTCACCCCGAGGTCTCGGTCGAGCTTTCCTTCGACGTGGTATCGGAAAACCCGATCGTCGAAGCTGCGACGGAGTCCGATTCGGAAGACTGA
- the dnaB gene encoding replicative DNA helicase, with product MVRAGESRTARGNGERRRESPAPLPVAGRVLPHSDEAEAGLLACCLIDGADVVARCQEQKMTAEAFHNPAHRLIFESIWSVYEKKSTVDIILVCEDLSSRGHLEEIGGPAFVSEVSNRIETTAHAVHFIDIVREKYLLRRLIRTATQTVEKCFNFAHEGLETFIEEIEQEIFRISEDRIAESAQPISDSVGEAVKIIHKLIERKGELSGITSGFTDLDKLTFGFHPQEMIVLAARPSMGKTSLALNMAEAAVLPRRERDKPTPTLIFSLEMSAEQLAMRLLCSRARVSAVRMRESFLNREEMERLAASALEIKQAPLWIDDSGHLTIVELRAKARRLHARQNLGLVIIDYLQLVSGLDNRVQREQQIAEISRGLKAMAKELGVPVIVLSQLNRESEKEKRQPRLSDLRESGSIEQDADVVLLLARPRDAKDDFSVATDRADLIVAKQRNGPVGDIRLTFLREITRFENFTE from the coding sequence ATGGTGAGAGCGGGTGAAAGCCGGACGGCCCGTGGCAATGGCGAACGGCGGCGCGAATCCCCTGCGCCCCTGCCGGTGGCCGGCCGTGTCCTGCCGCACAGTGATGAGGCGGAGGCCGGACTTCTGGCCTGTTGTCTGATTGACGGCGCCGATGTCGTCGCCAGGTGTCAGGAACAGAAAATGACGGCCGAGGCGTTTCACAATCCCGCCCATCGTTTGATCTTCGAATCCATCTGGTCGGTTTATGAGAAGAAATCGACGGTCGACATCATTCTGGTCTGCGAGGATCTGAGCAGCCGTGGACATCTCGAGGAAATCGGTGGCCCGGCCTTTGTCTCGGAGGTTTCCAATCGGATCGAGACGACCGCGCATGCGGTTCATTTCATCGACATTGTCCGGGAAAAGTACCTGCTTCGGCGGTTGATCCGGACGGCCACCCAGACGGTGGAGAAGTGTTTCAACTTTGCCCATGAAGGTCTCGAGACCTTCATCGAGGAAATCGAACAGGAGATTTTCCGGATCAGTGAAGACCGCATCGCGGAATCGGCCCAACCGATCAGCGATTCGGTGGGGGAAGCGGTCAAGATCATCCACAAGCTGATCGAGCGGAAAGGGGAGTTGAGCGGCATCACTTCCGGCTTCACCGACCTGGACAAATTGACTTTCGGTTTTCATCCCCAGGAAATGATTGTCCTGGCGGCCCGGCCCTCGATGGGCAAGACCAGCCTCGCCCTGAACATGGCGGAGGCGGCCGTCCTGCCGCGCCGGGAGCGGGACAAACCGACCCCGACCCTGATTTTCAGCCTGGAAATGAGTGCGGAGCAACTGGCCATGCGTCTGCTCTGCAGCCGGGCCCGGGTCAGCGCCGTACGGATGAGGGAATCCTTCCTCAATCGCGAGGAGATGGAGCGATTGGCGGCCTCGGCTCTTGAAATCAAGCAGGCTCCGCTCTGGATCGATGATTCGGGTCACCTGACAATTGTGGAATTGCGGGCCAAGGCCCGGCGGCTCCATGCCCGTCAGAACCTCGGCCTGGTGATCATCGATTACCTCCAGCTGGTCTCGGGATTGGACAACCGGGTGCAGCGCGAACAGCAGATCGCGGAGATATCTCGGGGACTTAAAGCCATGGCGAAGGAACTTGGCGTCCCGGTCATTGTCCTTAGCCAGCTCAATCGTGAATCTGAAAAGGAAAAGCGCCAGCCGCGTCTCTCTGACCTCCGCGAATCCGGTTCGATCGAACAGGACGCCGACGTGGTTTTGCTGCTGGCTCGACCCAGAGACGCGAAAGACGACTTTTCCGTGGCCACCGACCGAGCCGATTTAATTGTTGCCAAGCAGCGAAACGGGCCGGTAGGGGATATCCGACTAACCTTCCTTCGAGAGATCACCCGATTTGAAAACTTTACTGAGTAG
- the bamA gene encoding outer membrane protein assembly factor BamA produces the protein MKTLLSSGLRPAASGVALLFAVLAGLLLPTMLVGQVPEPETVTIRKIDVKFTGVANISEEVVRANMSMRPGMDYSDTTIDRDIRSLYRTGLFEFIEVKRVPVGATQVDLIVEVRPKYRVSAVRFDGNKKIKDKRLTKEITTQPNYSIDERRIKEDAEKIFDYYQKSGYSQAKVDYVIERNPATGFGTVIFKIEEGGKIKIKDIQFTGNANVKGGSLRKAMDTKKWWFFSWLTGKGKFNDETFEDDLDKLRDYYREQGFLDVEISQANVSFTYPSRDKMVINIKVSEGRQYRIGDVKFTGNTTYPADLLRRIVKTRSGDIFKPTALDEEIELITDFYGQFGYLETRVRLVRNPNIQTGDIDIEFEVTESEKYYVESINIEGNTKTKSIVILRELALAPGMVFDKIRMKTSQMRLENTQFFESVDVVPESTNIPQRKNLKISVKEGRTGNLTFGAGFSSLERAVVFVELTQGNFDIFNRRSFFQGDGQKMRLRAQLGSQSSEFIVAFEEPWLFEQQLAFGFQIYRTQTDFTSSIYDELRFGFEVYFRRRVFGLVEGRISYRYEIVDIFNISPGASPPIQALAGDTLVSKVGLTFLRDTRDSLVTATRGSRLEFITELAGGPFGGDIDYYRLEGRVAKYLPIFKFQKQVIEILGRTGVVQQYDDSPTVPFYDRYFLGGPTTMRGFEFRDVGPKDLFGEPIGGKTYAFGSIEYSADIVDPLRFALFYDVGFVNRGAYDWDPSGYNDNWGVGIRFFVMGSPLRLDYGIPLTTDRFNNQGAQFNFSFGTRF, from the coding sequence TTGAAAACTTTACTGAGTAGCGGCTTGCGCCCTGCGGCAAGCGGCGTGGCGCTGCTTTTCGCCGTTCTTGCCGGCCTGCTGCTGCCCACGATGCTCGTCGGGCAGGTGCCGGAGCCTGAAACGGTGACGATCCGGAAGATCGACGTGAAATTCACCGGGGTGGCCAATATCTCGGAAGAGGTGGTCCGGGCCAATATGTCGATGCGGCCCGGGATGGACTACAGCGACACGACGATCGACCGGGATATTCGATCACTCTACCGGACGGGTCTGTTCGAGTTCATCGAGGTCAAGCGGGTGCCGGTCGGCGCCACCCAGGTGGACCTGATCGTGGAGGTTCGTCCCAAATACCGGGTTTCGGCGGTGCGATTCGACGGCAACAAGAAGATCAAGGACAAGCGCCTGACCAAGGAGATCACGACCCAGCCGAACTATTCGATTGATGAGCGGCGGATCAAGGAGGATGCCGAGAAGATCTTCGATTATTACCAGAAGAGCGGTTACTCGCAGGCCAAGGTCGACTACGTGATCGAGCGCAATCCCGCCACAGGTTTCGGTACGGTCATTTTCAAGATCGAGGAAGGTGGGAAGATCAAGATCAAGGACATCCAGTTCACCGGCAACGCCAACGTGAAAGGCGGTTCGCTGCGCAAGGCGATGGATACGAAGAAGTGGTGGTTCTTCTCCTGGTTGACCGGCAAGGGGAAGTTCAACGACGAAACCTTTGAGGACGATCTCGACAAGCTTCGCGACTATTACCGGGAGCAGGGTTTCCTCGATGTCGAGATCTCGCAGGCCAACGTGTCTTTCACCTATCCGAGCCGGGACAAGATGGTCATCAACATCAAGGTCTCCGAAGGTCGGCAATACCGGATTGGTGATGTCAAGTTCACCGGCAACACAACCTACCCGGCCGATCTGCTCCGGCGCATCGTCAAGACCAGGAGCGGAGATATCTTCAAACCGACGGCCCTTGACGAGGAGATTGAGCTGATCACCGATTTCTACGGCCAGTTCGGGTACCTGGAGACGCGGGTCCGCCTGGTCCGCAATCCCAATATCCAGACCGGTGACATCGACATCGAGTTCGAGGTGACGGAGAGTGAGAAGTACTACGTCGAGTCGATCAATATCGAGGGCAACACCAAGACCAAGAGCATCGTGATCCTGCGCGAGCTCGCCCTGGCCCCGGGCATGGTTTTCGACAAGATCCGGATGAAGACGAGCCAGATGCGCTTGGAGAACACGCAGTTCTTCGAATCTGTCGACGTGGTCCCGGAAAGCACGAACATCCCGCAACGCAAGAACCTGAAGATTTCGGTCAAGGAAGGGCGGACGGGCAACCTGACCTTCGGAGCGGGTTTCAGCTCGCTCGAGCGGGCGGTTGTTTTCGTCGAGCTGACCCAGGGCAATTTCGACATCTTCAACCGCCGGTCCTTCTTCCAGGGCGACGGGCAGAAGATGCGGCTGCGGGCCCAGCTGGGGTCGCAGTCCAGCGAATTCATCGTGGCTTTTGAAGAACCGTGGCTTTTCGAACAGCAGCTGGCCTTCGGTTTCCAGATCTACCGGACCCAGACTGACTTCACCAGTTCGATCTATGACGAGCTGCGGTTCGGTTTTGAGGTCTATTTCCGCCGCCGGGTCTTCGGCCTGGTCGAGGGAAGGATTTCCTACCGCTACGAAATCGTCGATATCTTCAACATCAGCCCGGGCGCATCCCCACCGATTCAGGCCCTGGCGGGAGATACCCTGGTTTCCAAGGTGGGATTGACCTTCCTGCGGGACACCCGGGACAGCCTGGTCACGGCGACCCGGGGCAGCCGACTGGAATTCATCACGGAGTTGGCGGGTGGTCCTTTTGGCGGGGATATCGACTACTACCGGCTGGAAGGCCGGGTGGCCAAGTATCTGCCGATCTTCAAGTTCCAGAAACAGGTCATCGAAATCCTCGGGAGAACGGGCGTGGTCCAGCAATACGACGACAGCCCGACGGTTCCGTTTTATGACCGCTATTTCCTTGGCGGACCCACGACCATGCGCGGATTCGAGTTCCGCGACGTCGGACCGAAGGACCTGTTTGGGGAGCCGATTGGCGGCAAGACCTACGCCTTTGGCAGTATCGAGTACTCCGCGGACATCGTCGATCCATTGCGGTTCGCGCTCTTCTACGATGTCGGATTCGTCAACCGGGGGGCCTACGACTGGGATCCCTCGGGATACAATGACAACTGGGGTGTGGGTATCCGCTTTTTTGTGATGGGTTCCCCCTTGCGGCTCGACTATGGTATCCCCCTGACCACGGATCGCTTCAACAACCAGGGGGCGCAGTTCAATTTCTCATTTGGTACCCGGTTCTAA
- a CDS encoding OmpH family outer membrane protein, with translation MIRIRNAWAVAMAVGLGVLASQAQAAVTVMTVNLADAYDGYYKTKEANKKLRDAQEKAQEQIEALNQEGNQLVESYQEMVEQSKNTALTEEARRKAGEDSQKKLEEIQAKQAEVTQFGQNTQRALAQRQKTHRDLMFDEITKVVADMAKAKGATLVFDSSGPSVFGAPVLLYGDASYDATTELLAILNKDAPPGSLDDDPVAPAAN, from the coding sequence ATGATCAGAATCAGAAATGCATGGGCCGTCGCAATGGCGGTCGGATTAGGTGTCCTGGCGAGCCAGGCTCAAGCGGCGGTTACCGTGATGACCGTCAATTTGGCTGACGCCTACGACGGCTACTACAAGACCAAGGAAGCCAACAAGAAGCTTCGTGACGCCCAGGAAAAGGCGCAGGAGCAGATCGAAGCGCTCAACCAGGAGGGCAATCAGTTGGTGGAGTCCTATCAGGAGATGGTTGAGCAGTCGAAGAATACGGCTCTGACCGAAGAGGCCCGCCGCAAGGCGGGCGAGGATTCCCAGAAGAAGCTTGAGGAGATCCAGGCCAAGCAGGCCGAGGTCACCCAGTTTGGCCAGAACACCCAGCGGGCGTTGGCTCAGCGCCAGAAGACCCATCGCGATCTCATGTTCGACGAGATCACCAAGGTGGTGGCCGACATGGCCAAGGCCAAGGGCGCGACCTTGGTTTTTGATTCCTCGGGACCCTCCGTATTCGGAGCCCCGGTCCTCCTTTACGGAGACGCCTCCTATGATGCGACGACTGAGCTTCTGGCGATCCTGAACAAGGACGCGCCTCCCGGCTCACTCGACGACGATCCGGTTGCTCCGGCCGCGAATTGA
- a CDS encoding MBL fold metallo-hydrolase, giving the protein MTQDPPFEDELGDVLEKALRLRDLTEDDLAEATGIEVGRIKDALDYRYDLTAGELAGLAKVLGLNEIGLQALAEGRYPLPSPTCLPYCLHVISMPYGVGVVNAYVVCRCGADHGLLFDSGVSPRAMDRAWPPSLESITALFITHWDSDHAGASRDIRRRHPGVRVFAPEPGPIGAQVVREGEVLEIDGFSVRVFSTAGHCRFHNSYLVSSMTCRAGPLLIAGDTFFAGSVAAGLFDRRLLLGEVRRLWRDLPGDAVVAPGHGPLTSIAAEREFNPFASEDGER; this is encoded by the coding sequence ATGACTCAGGATCCACCATTCGAGGACGAGTTGGGCGATGTCCTGGAAAAGGCGCTCAGGCTCCGCGATCTGACCGAAGACGATCTGGCGGAAGCGACCGGTATTGAAGTCGGCCGGATCAAGGATGCCCTCGACTACCGTTACGATCTGACCGCCGGCGAGCTGGCCGGTCTGGCCAAGGTTCTCGGTCTGAACGAAATCGGCCTCCAGGCGCTGGCCGAAGGACGCTACCCCCTGCCTTCCCCGACGTGTCTGCCCTACTGCCTGCATGTCATTTCCATGCCCTACGGCGTCGGCGTAGTGAACGCCTACGTGGTCTGCCGCTGCGGGGCCGATCACGGATTGCTTTTCGATTCCGGGGTCTCCCCGCGGGCCATGGACCGTGCCTGGCCGCCCTCCCTGGAATCGATCACCGCCCTTTTCATCACCCATTGGGATTCCGACCATGCGGGCGCTTCGCGCGACATCCGGCGCCGCCATCCCGGAGTACGCGTCTTTGCCCCCGAACCTGGCCCGATCGGTGCCCAGGTGGTGCGCGAAGGGGAAGTTCTGGAAATCGATGGATTCTCCGTCCGGGTCTTTTCGACCGCCGGCCATTGCCGTTTCCACAACAGTTACCTGGTGTCGTCCATGACCTGCCGGGCCGGCCCCCTCCTCATCGCAGGCGATACCTTTTTCGCGGGATCGGTGGCGGCCGGCCTTTTCGACCGCCGGCTACTCCTCGGTGAAGTGCGCCGCCTCTGGCGCGATCTGCCCGGAGACGCGGTCGTGGCTCCCGGCCATGGTCCGCTGACCTCGATCGCCGCCGAGCGTGAGTTCAATCCATTCGCTTCGGAAGACGGAGAGCGCTAG
- the pyrE gene encoding orotate phosphoribosyltransferase, which yields MESTDNEVLEIFTRTGALLRGHFVLRSGLHSGHFFQCARVGEDMGAITRLAEMLIGKLAGLAFDTVLAPAMGGLVLGQEVARQTGSRYLFAEKVDDRLVLRRGFTLRPGERILVVEDVVTRGGRVRECLDIIAASPAVGVGVAMLVDRSGGERNLDCPVVSLLELSFPTWPADQLPPELAAIPVEKPGS from the coding sequence ATGGAATCGACCGACAACGAGGTTCTTGAGATCTTTACCCGGACAGGAGCCCTGCTCCGCGGCCATTTTGTGCTCCGATCCGGACTCCACAGCGGCCATTTCTTTCAATGTGCCAGGGTCGGCGAAGACATGGGCGCGATCACCCGGTTGGCCGAGATGCTGATAGGCAAGCTGGCGGGTCTGGCGTTCGACACGGTTCTGGCTCCGGCCATGGGAGGACTCGTTCTCGGCCAGGAGGTGGCCCGTCAGACCGGATCAAGGTATCTTTTCGCTGAGAAGGTCGACGACCGTCTTGTCCTGCGCCGGGGGTTCACGCTGCGGCCCGGGGAGCGCATCCTCGTCGTGGAGGATGTGGTCACCCGAGGGGGCCGGGTGCGCGAATGCCTCGATATCATCGCGGCGTCCCCGGCGGTAGGCGTGGGAGTCGCCATGCTGGTCGATCGGAGTGGTGGTGAACGCAATCTCGATTGTCCGGTCGTCTCGCTGCTCGAATTGAGTTTTCCCACCTGGCCGGCGGATCAGTTGCCTCCGGAGCTCGCGGCAATACCCGTGGAAAAGCCCGGAAGCTGA
- a CDS encoding ribose-phosphate pyrophosphokinase — MGEANFRVFAGNSNRALAEEICQFVGRPLGDATVKVFPDGESFVKINENIRGQDVFIIQSTSPPSNHHLMELLIMIDAARRASAKRITAVLPFYGYGRQDRKDQPRVPITAKLVANLLVAAGANRVLTMDLHTGQIQGFFDIPVDHLYASPVFYNYLDKSSRTNPLVVVSPDVGGVKMAAAYAGLLKAGLGFVAKRRVDSTTVEAINLVGEVDGCDVLIVDDITETAGTLCAAAKLLRDHGAVSVKAAVTHANLTEAGYEKLKTGLIDELITTNTIPVDTRGMQVKVLTVAELLGEAIIRINCNESVTSLFMVKGF; from the coding sequence ATGGGCGAAGCGAATTTCAGAGTGTTTGCCGGGAACTCAAATCGAGCGCTGGCCGAGGAGATCTGCCAGTTTGTCGGGCGACCACTGGGCGACGCCACCGTGAAGGTTTTCCCGGATGGCGAGTCGTTTGTGAAGATCAATGAGAACATCCGGGGGCAGGATGTCTTCATCATTCAATCGACCAGTCCCCCGTCGAACCACCACCTGATGGAACTGCTCATCATGATTGACGCGGCCCGGCGCGCTTCGGCCAAGCGGATCACGGCAGTTCTGCCCTTCTACGGTTACGGACGGCAGGATCGCAAAGACCAGCCGCGGGTGCCGATCACGGCCAAGCTGGTGGCGAATCTGTTGGTTGCCGCGGGTGCCAACCGTGTCCTGACCATGGACCTGCACACGGGACAGATTCAGGGGTTCTTCGATATTCCGGTCGATCACCTCTATGCGTCGCCGGTCTTTTACAATTATCTGGACAAGTCGTCGCGGACCAACCCCTTGGTCGTGGTGTCTCCGGACGTCGGCGGCGTGAAGATGGCCGCGGCCTATGCCGGTCTCCTGAAGGCGGGCCTGGGCTTCGTGGCGAAGCGGCGGGTCGACTCCACCACGGTGGAAGCGATCAATCTCGTGGGCGAAGTCGACGGATGCGACGTTCTGATTGTCGACGACATCACGGAGACGGCGGGCACCCTCTGTGCCGCGGCCAAGTTGCTTCGGGATCATGGCGCGGTCAGCGTAAAGGCGGCGGTCACCCACGCGAATCTGACCGAGGCCGGCTACGAAAAGCTGAAGACGGGCCTGATTGACGAGCTGATCACGACCAACACGATCCCCGTTGATACACGGGGCATGCAGGTCAAGGTCCTCACCGTTGCGGAGCTTCTGGGCGAGGCGATCATCCGGATCAACTGCAATGAGAGTGTGACCAGCCTCTTCATGGTGAAGGGGTTCTAG